A region of the Thermogladius calderae 1633 genome:
CTCAGCGGAAGGGGCAAGCTGATATTTCTCGACGAGGTAGACGGGCTGAACCCGAAGTCCGACGCCGGGGGGCTGGAGGCGATACTTCAGCTAATCGAGAACTCTAAACACCCCGTTGTCATGGCAGCCAACGACGCGTATAACCCCAACATAAGGCCTCTCAGGGACGTGTCTCTCCTAATCGAGTTTAAGAGACTGAGGGAAGGCGCCGTTGTGCAGTTGCTGAGCAGGATCTGCGAGAAGGAGCGAGTCCGCTGCGACAAGGACGCCCTAGACGTGATAGCGAAGAGGAGCGAAGGCGACTTGAGGAGCGCTATTAACGACCTCGAGGCCATCGCGGAGGCCTATGGTAGGGTCACGAAAGAACTGGCCATGTCCGTGAGCACTTATAGGGACAGGGAGTACGCCCCGTTTGAAGTGCTGAGAAGAGTGTTCAACGCCAAGTACATCTTCCAGGCGAAAGATGCCGTGAGCTCCGCCAACATAGACTACGACACGCTGAAGGTTTGGATCAACGAGCACATACCCACCTACTACGAAGACCCCGAGGAGGTCTCGAGGGCCTTTGAAGCCCTGAGTAGGGCGGACGTGTACATGGGCAGGATCATCAAATCCGGGTCGTGGGACCTACTGAGCTACGCCATGGAGATGATGGGGCCCGGAGTCGCCTACGCTAGAAAGACTTACAGTGGGAAGTTCAAGGCGTTCAAGTACCCTGAGAGGTTTAGGCTGCTATCCGAGACCAAGAAGGTCAGAGAAGTAAGGGATAGCATTGCCGAGGCCCTAGCTAGGAGGCTACTAACAAGCAAGGCTACTGTGAAGTCTGACGTCATACCATACCTGAAGGTCATCTTCACGTCAAACCCGAAAATGGCCGCCGGCATTGCTAAGGCCTACGGCTTGAGCGAGGACATGGTCAAGTTCCTCGCGGGGAGTAAGGCCAGCGAGGTAATGTCTTACCTGAAGAAGCATGCTAGAACTAGGAAGACCTGAGCTTGACGATCCTTAGCCTACCGTACCTCTTCTCCTCGACTACCCCCTGCTCGACCAGCTCCACAACGATCTTCTCTAGGACAGAGAAGTGTATCCCGGTCAACCTAGACAGCTTCGTTATGTTCAGCTCGCCGTGTTTCCTAAGGGTTTCTATGACCAGTTTTCTCCTGTCGATCATTCTAAGTCGCACCAATCGCGATCTTCCTCTTGATCAAGTCCAAGAGGTACTGCTCGAGCATGTCTAGGGGGCCGTAGTTTATCCCTATAAGTGTCGTCCTACCTTTCATACCTTTCCCGCTAGACTTTGCTTCTATTACACCCGCCTTCTTAAGGTTCATCACGTACTCGTATACCTGGGTGTGTCTTCTGGGCTGCTGGCCTAGAGTCTCGCAGACCAGCTCGTACTCTTTCTCGACATCGCCTATCTTGACGTACGGGTTGCCGGTTCTCCTCAAGAGTCTCACCGCCGCGAGGAGGATGAGCAGTTCGTGTAGGGAGCTGTAGTTTATCGCCTCAGACACGTTGACGATGTCCCTGCTGATTTTCATGATCGCCTTTCTCGCGTGCTCCAACGTGATCCTCTTAGCCCCTTCGTTCTCGGCCATTACGCCGGCTATCATCAGGACTTCTATGGCGTGCCTAGCGTTCCCTCCCCCACCCTTATCGTGCCCCTCGTAGTCGGCGATGAACTTCAGTACTGTGTCGTCGTAGGTACCCTCGTAGAACGCCTTGCTGGCCCTGTACCTCAGTATGTCGAGTAACTGTGCCGAGGTATAGGGCTCCAGCTTAATCATGTGCCGTAGCAGGTAGCTCTCGAGCGAGGGGTCTAGAAGAGAGAGCTTGGCGGTGTCCTGGGAGATGAAGATGAAGTTTAGCCTCTTGACAGGTGTCTCGAACACGTCGTAGGCCCGGACTATGAAGTAGACAGCGTCCCTCCCGGCGAGGCTTGCGAAGTAGTGGAACTCGTCCAAGGATATTATTGCGTACTGGTCTGTCTCGTCCAGGTACGTTAAAAGAGCCTCGAACATCTCCCTCGCGGACAGCCCCCTCGAGGGCAGGGGGGCGTTTAGCTGCCTGGACATATCGGCTACAACGTTGTAGAGCGTCCTGTTGCTGTGGCAGTTCACGTGGGCGTACTTCACCTTGTAGCCCTTGGTTAGCGCGTACCTAGTGAAGTCCCGGCCGAAAACCCTAGCGGTAGCCGTCTTACCCGTCCCGACACCGCCTATTAAGAGGACTCTCTGGGAGAAACTACCAGGCGAGGATACGAGGTGCTTAAAGTAGGACGCTAGCTCCTTTAACTCCTTCTCCCTGTGGGGTAGGGTGTCGGGTATGTACTCTGGTGTGAGGCTCTCCTTGCTCTTGAAAATCGACGGCCTCTCAACTTCCTCTTCTATTATCTTCCAAACGTCCTCGCCCAATGAAAAGGACACCTGAAACTTTCAGCCTTCTAATAACACTACGTCTCCTTAAAAACCGCCTTGCACAGCCCTTTCCCAAGCAGTATAGACTCCTTGAACACCATTATGTAGAGACAAGTCGGGGAAGACTTGTCTACGAGACCCCCTGCTCTCTCAATGTACTCTACGGCCATACGCCACACCTCGCTTGAGACCCCCCTTACACCAAACGACTTTACTCTCAACCTGACCCTCTCACCCGCGCGGACGATCAACCTGATCGCCGCTTCCAGTTCCTCTAGCCTAGAGAGAACTCTGTCCACGGGAACAATGTTCTCTACAAACCCGTACTCTCCTCCCTTGGCTCTGTTGTATAGTAGTCTTGGCTCGGCACTAGAACACACGACCAGCACATCTGGGAACCCCGTCTCGACGACAACGATATCGGGGCTCACTTCGAACAAGACGTCGCCTATTTCTTCCTCGCACCAGGCTCTGGTACCAGTCCGGCAGGTTACAAGCAGGGCGGGTCTCCACCCGTCATTAGGGCACTTCAGAGGCAAGCCCCCCTCCTCACTCCACTCGCTAGGGCGTCAGCTCTCTCCGAGGTAAGTTTTAAAAGCAAAACCATTTAATTAACTATGGTTGAGCGGCGGTCGTCTAGCCTGGACTAGGACGCCGGCCTGCCACGCCGGAAATCCCGGGTTCAAATCCCGGCCGCCGCACTAAAAACAACCACGGCTTCTCAAACCGTGCCCGAGACCTTGTTTATCACGGTTACAGCAACCTACTCGCCAACGAAGGCTCCGACACTAACATCCATGATACAGATGGGCTTGCCATCGAAACTAGGTACTTTAATGCGCGCCCTCCTCCAAGAGTCACTGGAAACGTGGCTCCGACGCTCCACGCGGTAAAAGTCGTGAGAGTATCAGCCGCACAGTCTTGAAGAAATTAAGTGACACTTTGATACGTTAACCGCTGTGCACCCAGCACCACGTGCTTGTTAGTTGCGCGTTTTTGCACAAGCGAGTTGACAGCAGTTAACACCGTACAGAGCCCTGTGAAACAGGCTGTGACTACTAGGCGGCCGATGACCACAGTATTCTTAGTTGTTGAGAGTACAGTCACGCCTTCAAGTCTTGTACAGTAAAATTGGGTAGCTCAATGTCTCATTCAAGTCCTCCAATTTCACGTTCAATACAGCTAACATTACATTGTTGACCTCGAAGACCTTGTCTACCCCGCCTCTTCTTCCAAATATCATCTGGAGTTTTCTTCCACTTACTCTAGCTTCCGAGTACTCCGCTTCTAGCTCCTCTTCCCCTATGATCTTCAGTGAAACTGTTTTCTCGTCAATCTTCAACTCATTGTCTAGTAAATATGCATCTATTGAAACTGTAAGCTCGCCACCCTTAATCTCTGCTTTGTGAGGTTCTATGCCCTTGTCTGTAGACTTATTCATGTAGACTAGTAGGGGAGGCTTAATGCTCTTTAAGTGTAGGAGGGACCCCTCTTCTCTAGATAATCTCCATGGAACATATATGGCTAAGTGTATGTGTTTTTCCTCGTCAGCGACGACACCTATAGCTTTTCTAATTCCATAAAGGTAGTGGAGGTCTGCTATTCTCTTTAACTCCATAGACAGGTTGTATTTACTATTATAGTAGTATGTTGGTTGCTTAGTCTTGGAATCAATCCACCCACCCTTAATATCGACTACCAAATTTTCTTCGAATAAGTAGATGTCCCCTGATGATAGGCCTGGTCTCACGTGTGAGGGTACTATGGGAGCTTGCATTATCGAGAAGGGTAGAAACGGCTTCCTGCGATCTATGAGGACGTAGCAGGCCTTAAGCTCGTTCTTCAGTCCTGCTAGATCCTCAAAGGCCATACGCTCTAGTTCAATAGGCTCTTTCTCCATGCCAAGAACTTCCTTGATGATCTTGCTTAGCTTGCTTAAGGTATCTTCATCCCCATGAGCCACGCCCATTACTTCGCTCCACAGGAAGACATACTCTTTTGATAATTGCCTATAGATTTCAGAGACTAAGTACCTCCCAAGAGCCCATCCACGTTTTCTAGACCGCTTAATCCACTTAATGAATCCATCCAAATCAGGCTTAATAGTGAAGTAAAGCCATTGTAGTGTCCTGTAAACGGGCACTCTAAAACCATAGTCTATATAAGCCCAAGGGTATGATTGTGCTTGCTCGGCCAAGGACAGGAAAACTAAGTAATCGGCAATATGACCGCTGGATCTCGAAACGTGCTCATAGAAGCTCTTGAGAATCTCGCCGACTTTATTAAATCTACTATACCAGAAGGAGGCCACCACGGATTCCAAGGCTCATACCCACATGGTATTCCAGCACAGGCCCATTATATACAAGATCCTCCACAGCGCTTACTTGAAGGTGTCACCTTGTAAGAGCACGTAAACGGCTAGTTCGTCTCCTTTCTACAGTTGGTGAGAGAGGTACACAGCAATGTTCCTTCTACACGCGCCGGTCGACTCTATGTTGGAAGATTTATGTGTCTACACTTAATCACTACACATAGGCTACGGTGTATAGGAGTTTGCCCCACGTGTTCTTCGAGGCTAGGGGGCGGGTGCCCGGTGACTTCCTGTCCTTTGTAGAAGAGGTGGTCTCGGATTTTTACAACGCGGTGGAGACAGCGCCAGAGATACTGGAGGTCTATGTGTTCGAGTCTACGTGGCTTAAGAGGCGGTTCCTGGAGGACGAAGCCCGGGAACTCGGCGTCCTAGTCGTAGGGGACTACCCCGTCTCCCACGACGCGTGGCGTGGGTGGCCTAGGATCCACTTGGACTACGAGAAACTGAAGAACCTGCAACCACGCACTGTAAGGGCCCTACTCGCGCACGAGTGCGCCCACGCTATACTACACGGCTCGCTATCGAGTTACTTGATACGTGTAGAGGGTTGGACAGAAGAGGAGCTAGGAGAGGGCTTCATAGAGGGCCTCTACCTGGCCTCGACCGTTGTAAAAGACCTTGAAGTAAGCGCGTTTCTGAAAGAGAGGGGTCTCTACGACGTGCTAGCGGACTACTACAGCTATGTTAGGGAGGAACTAGCGGGTACGGATTGTGAGGGTCTCCACGGCCTCTTAGACTTCGCGAAGCTCGCGACTCCCTGCGCCTTAATAGACTGCGACCCACCCCCGTGTATACTGGCGAGGGGGTGTTGCGCTAAGCGCTGTGAAGATATAGTAGAGGTCTTACGAGAGGTCTCCAGGCTGAAGACGGGTCTCAGTGAGAGAGTAACCTTTCTATTAAGGAGGATAAAGGAACTAGTGGGAGAAGAGAGAGTGTGCTTGTAGGGTGGCCGATGTGCGGAGGGTCTGGGGTTGAACGTGGGGGATGTCATTCCTATATTAATCCTCGTGACCTGCGTACTACCCGCTGCTCTCTCGGGCCCCCTTTCAGTCCACGCAACTCTTAGCAATACCCCGCCCAGCTCTTGCGATAACGGGGTTGGTCTCGCCGTCGTTAACGCTGTTGGAGTAGTGATAAGTGGACACAATATGACAAATTGCCTCTACGGCGTGTACATTGCTAACTCGAGCCACGTTACCGTCCGGGACCTCTTCGTCTCAGACAACGTTGTAGCAGTTGTCGTAGTGAACTCCCAGGACATCTCCATCGTGGACACAGTTGCGGTGAGGAGTCTAACCGGGGTCGAGATCGTTAACTCTAGCGTCACAATCTACAATTCTACGGTCGAGTCGAACATGGACGGGGTTGTCGTCTTAGCCTCCCCTAATTTCACCATGCACGGCACCATAGTAGCTTATAACACCGTGGGGTTGAGGGCCTACAACACCTCGGGCGGGTTGGTTTACGGGAACGCCTTTATCAACAACGTACAGCAAGTGGCGTTAGAGAACAGCGTTCTCCAGTGGAATAGCACCTACTACGGGAACTACTGGTCGGACTACAAGGGGGTAGACGCCGATGGAGACGGTGTAGGCGACCAACCCTACACCATCGACGAGTATAACGTGGACTGGAAGCCTCTCGTGCGATACCCGCCGTTAATCGGAGGGCAGGTCAACACGAGCACGACCACAACCACCACTACACCACCTGTTACCGAGACAACAACAACGGCGACCACGACAACGGCGCCTACCACGACGAGCACAACGGTCCCCACCGAGAGCGCTCACACTACGACGGCTACAACGACCACGGGTACCACTACAACTATATTCTCCACAACCACTACCGCACCGCCGTTCTCGTCTACCCCGGTTCATACAACGGTAACAACTGCACTGCCAACACCTCCTTGGTCGTCAACCACCAGCGGGGGTGAGAGAACAAGCACGAGCAGTCTACAGAGCACGACCACCTCTACGACAACGCAACCAAGATACACGGCGTACAGCACTTCTACCACTCTTCAGAGTTCGCCGTGGACCCAGCAGAGTACTCCGCAGACTACTGCCCCTGCAACGAGCCCTGAGAACCCGGGTGCTACGACCCTCCAACCTAGCCAAGTAGCTGCCTACCTGGCCTTGGGCCTAGCCTTACTAGTCGTTGTTTTAATAGCGAGAAGTGTTACTAGAGTTCGGAGGAGGTAAGTAGTCCGTCGGGTGGTCGGTTGTCTAGTAGAGACGAGTTGGACAAGCTACTGGCCTTGTACAACATCCCCAGGGCTGGGTGGCTGATCAGAGGTGTGCCAGCCGCCTTCGCCGAGGATGTGGCTTCTCACTCGTACCTCGTAGCTGTCCTAGCTCTGAGAATCGCGCACGAGGCTAGAGGCTGCGGTGGGGGGATCGACGAGGGTAAGGCCTTGACCATGGCCTTAATACATGACTTGCCCGAGGCGCTCACCGGCGATATACCGAGGCCCGTGAAAGAGAGGCTGGGAGACGTGGTGGGGAGACTAGAGGAGGAGGCCCTGGGTAAGCTTGGCTTCGAGTACCTCAAAGACCTGTACGCGGAGATGGAGTCGGCTACTAGTGTCGAAGCCATACTCGTCAAGATAGCAGACGACCTGGCCACCTACCTGAGAGCCGTGTCCTACCTCAACAACGGGTTCGAGGGGGTAAGGGACATCGTCGAGAACACGCGGTCTAACGTGATGAGCCTGGTACCGAGGCTTCCCGGAGGGTTAAGGGAGTGCGTGCAGAAATACGTCGCAAGCCTACTGGAATACAAAGCCAGGTGAGCGGGTGATCGGTGTGGAGACCGAGGTGGCGAAGAGGAACGCCGCGTATAGGGCTGTCGATATCGTCCTAGAGAGAGGGTACAAGCTTATCGGCGTCGGTACGGGGAGCACGGTGGAAAAGTTTATCGAGGAGCTCTCGAAGAGGCTCGGAGCTAGGGAAGGCGTCCTCTTCGTGCCGTCCTCTATTAGTACAGCACTCTTATTGAGGCGAGAAGGGTTCAGAGTCCTAGACGCCTCGACCGTGGACTTTGTAGAGGTATACGTCGACGGGGCCGACGAGGTCTCGGAGGACGGCTCGATGATCAAGGGCGGTGGCGCGGCCATGACTCTCGAGAAAATACTGGCATACAGCTCGCTGTTCAACGTCTTCATAGTGGACTACACTAAGAAGGTCAAGAGGCTCGGCGAGAGACACCCACTACCAGTCGAGGTCGTCCCGCAGGCGCTCAACATCGTGTTACGCAAGCTTAAGTCGATGGGCCTCGAGGCGGATGTCCGCGTATCTGGGAGAGGCAAGTACGGCCCCGTGGTCTCGGACTTGGGGGGCGTCATCGTCGATGTGAGAGTGCCCGAGAAAGCGGACTTGAACGAGCTGTCTGAGACAATAGAGTCGATACCAGGAGTTGTGTCGACCGGGTTCTTCAAGGGGTTTACCGACCTGCTAATAGTAGGGTACAGTGACAGGGTCGAGGAGTTGAGGTTTACCAGGAAAAAAGGTGTTCACCTGGCTGAGTAGACCGTTTGTCCCTTGACGTTCATTCCAATTAATTTTCACTCGGTCGCGTCGCTCGGTCGCGTCGAGGGACTTCCGCCTCGCCCACAGGTCACGCGCGATCACTATGGGTTCACGGGCGGCGGTCGAGCCCAACGGCACGGGGCTCCCATCTAGGTTGAGGCCCGCGGGGCTTGGAGCAGTGCTCCCACCGCCCCGCTGGAGCGCCTTGACGATCGAAGGTGAACGGAGGCAGAGCTTATAAACTTTACCTCTTACCACCAATTATTAACTACCCCTACAACGTCCCTCTCGAGCGCGTAGACTAGTGGCGGGTACGTGGTGGAGCCTACTGTTAGCCTGTTAAACCTGTACAGCAGGCTTGCCCCGAGCTTGAGATCGTAGTACTCGCTCTTGGTGTTCTTCGCTGACACGCTCGAAATAGACGTTATAATTGCGCCTGTAGGCGATACGTACAGCAGGTTAGCGACCATGCCCCCGTAGGCGGACACGGACTGCTTCATGTACGCTGTAACGGGGTAGCCGTACAAGTTGGTTGCGTATGTCGACTCGTACGAGTGGGAGACGAACACCCTCATCACGTCCTGCGCGGGCACAGGGCTACTTACTGTCGCCTTGCTTATGTCACCTTGCGGGACCACTATTTCGTAGTAGTTCATTCTTATAGAGGAGCTCTCGGTCCTCGCCGCGAAGTTCGTCCCCCACCTGCTCTTGAACCCCCAGACCTGGTTTAGCGTCGTGTTCCACCAGACGTCGCTGTAGGCCTGGCTCCCCGAGGCGTAGACGTAGTAGTCTGTTATGTAAGTGTACGTCGATCCGCCCACTGTTATACTGAGTCTAGCCGTGTTGACGTAGCTCGACGTTACAGTGTAGACTACGCCTCCAGCTACGCTGAGCTGGTTCTCAACGCGAGAGAACACGGGGTTGTCGCCTAGGAACGTGTAGGAGACGCTCTGGCTAGAGAGTTTGAGGGCTATGGACCCGCCTACAAGCCAGTAGTTCATGTTGTTGCTCACGGTTATTGACAGGTTGTGCGTCCCCACCAGGAACGGTAGGTAAGGCGTAACGTCGACCACAAACGGGTGGAAGGCGTAAGTGTCGATAGCGGGCACAGGTCTCCAGAGGAATGGCAGTACCCCTCCCGTGTAGATGTATGGGAACGCCTGTGTCACCGCGACCAGCCTACCATCGGAGTAGACCATTATGAACCTGTCCGTGGGTATGTTCGTCCACCAGAACTCGTCGTACGACGCGCCCTCGGCGTACAAGTAGAGGAAGGCCTGAACAGCGTTGGACGGTATGTTGACGACCTGCCACGCGACCGGTTGCCTGGTGTTCAGCGTGACCCACGCTATCCCGGAGGTGTTCCAGAGAGGTAGGACCGCGTCGGGGACGTCTGGCGGCGGTGTCCCGGGGTAGTAGAGTAGGCTAGCGTTGACCACAAAGTACCCTGTCAGCCCTAGACTGGGTATGACCCAGTTGTTGAGTATCATTGTGAAGTTGTGAGACCCGCCCACCAAGACTGGGTACAGGTACGTCACATCCGCGACTAGCGTGTAGTTGAATCTCTGGGCCGTAGTCCCTATTAATAGAGGTATGCCGTCCACGAATATCCAGAGAGCTCTGTCGTAGTTGACCCCGGGCCTACCGGGGACAGCGCTCTGTAGCGTGACGTTGACTCTCAACAGGATCTTTGAGAAGCTACCCGACGGGAGGCTCACTACAGCTGTTGAGGGGACTGGCGGGTAGTTGGGGTCTGAGAGGTTGTTTGAGGCAGCGTTTACCAGTATCGGGACTTCGACGGGCTGGACTGAGGGGACGTAGCCGGGGTAGTCCTGCCAGCTCCAGAAGCCCTGCGTGTTGACGCCAGGTCTACTGTCGAACCCGGCGTACAGCGAGTAGCCTGGGGGTATGATCGGCACCGCGTAGGCCTGCTGAACAACCCTCTCTGAGAGAGGGGACACCGCAAGGCTCCTTAACCTAGTGTCCGGTTGTACACTGCTAGAGACGGGGAGGGCTTGCAGGACGGCTACCAGGAGGAGACCCAGCGCTATTACTATTAGAATTCTCCGCATTACACCACCAAAGTGGAATTATCTCACAGTCAAGGTTATAAGTATTGACCATTACCTGCTGCGTACGGCTACCTTCTATACTTACTTGCTAAACACACACATAAACCACAAGGTATATACGACGGGAGAGTAGAGGGTAGGGCTGACAGCCTACAAGAACACTGCTGGACAACGGCCCGAGGACGGTTAGGCGGGGGCAAAGTACTACTTGGAGAGAGCCCCTGCTGCTAACCTAGCGTTCTTGGAGTATATGAGGAGCTCTTGCGTCGTCTCGATGAGTCTCCTAGCAGTGTCTATCTTATGCCTGAAGCCGGGGAGAAGGGCGTCCGGGAAACTGACCTTCCTCAGGTTGTCGTAAACGTACTTCATCAAGCGGAGGACCCTCTCCGCCTCTTCGAGTTTGCCTATGAGTAGCAGGTCGAGGGCGTGCCTCTTGAGCTCGCCGATGAAGTCCGCCAGCCCTAGCAGGTACGAGACGTGGTCTACGCCGATCTCGGCTCTGCTCGGCACTCTGCCCTCGGTTATCGCGTAGTAGGTCATATACGCCTCTACGTACTCGACTAACGCCCCCTGCAATATTCCGCTGTATAGTATGTCGGGGTGCTCCGCCAGCACGCTACCCAAGCTGATGTAGACGTCCCCGGCTCTCCTGATGTTCTCGAGAGCCCGCGGCAGGTCGCCTGCGTGTATTAGGCGGGTGGCCTCGGTCGAGTACCTCAGTATCTCCCTAGAAGCCTTCAAGACTTGTTCTCTAACCTTGTCCTTGACCGAGAGGTATTCGATGGCCTCGTTAACCTCTTGTTCGAGCCCTATAGTTGACCACCTCGTTGAGGGTAGGACGGGAGGGTTAAAAATCCCGCCGGGGGGACTTGAACCCCCGACCACCCGGTAACTGCCGACCCACCCTCATCCAACCCCAGGGCGGGTAGTTTGGTGGGCGGGTAACCCCTACAGCCGGGCGCTCTGCCGCTGAGCTACGGCGGGTTTACGCGCCAGACCAATCTCATTATATAGAGACTGCCCTTTTATAAGCAATGCCTGCGAGGGTTTAGTGGGCCCGCGGGGACTTGAACCCCGGGCCTCCGCCTCTCCTAGCCTTGCTTGTAAGGGCGGCGTCCTAACCAGGCTAGACGACGGGCCCCAGACTATGATTATGATGATGGAGAGGAGGGTTTTAAACTTGGGAGTAAGGCCCCTTAGGGGCCCGATGTTTAGAAAAAAGAGTTGTGGTCGGGGTTTTATCCAGCTAGCTTCCTGTGTAGTACTATGACCTCGTATATTGCAGCAGCCGCAGCAATCAGCGCTAGTATGAGTGTTACCAGCACGTAGTTGGAGACGGTGGACACCTGAGAGCTCAGCGCTGACTGGGCGGAGTCGATCTTGCTCGACAGGCTCGACTGAGCGGAGCTCACGGCGTTCGTGATAGCGGACTGGGCACTGCTGATAGCGTTGCTCAGGCTGCTTGTGCTACTGTCGATCTTGTCCGACACGGCGCTTATGGCGCTCGACATGTTGGCGAAGCCTTTGTCCACCTTATCGCTTAGAGTCGACAGGCTGCTCGACAGTGTGTTCACGCTACTGCTCAGAGCGTTCACAGTGGACTGCAGCCCAGACACTACGCTGGACAGCGAGTCTACGGTTGCCCTTATCACGCCCACAGTTGTGCTGATTGTGGCTACAGTGCCGTTTAGACTCAGTACAACGCCCTGTATTGTGCCCACGGCAGTCTTAATTTCTGCCACAGTGCCGTTGATGGACACTACAACTGGCTGTATAGCCTGTACGGTCGTCTTTATCGTACCCACGTCAGTCTTGATGGTCGCTATGTCGCCCTGTACCGAGACCAGTGTGGCGTTGATCTGCTGTAGGTTCACGAGTATCTGGGACACGCCGGCCTTTATAGCGATCACATTGTCTCTAATGAGCTGTATGTCAGCTATGTCGTTGAATATACCTATGTATGTCGGCGCGGACAGGCTGCCGTCGGGCATTATCATCCTCAGCTCGTAAATGCCGGGCTCTAGTACAGGTATGTAGAGGCCTGGGAACACGCTCGGCGACAGCACGTCGGTGAGGGTGCCGTTGGGGGTGATCCTCCAGTTGGTCACGTGCATGTTAACGCCCATGATACCGTCGTTGAGGTTCTGCTTGTACGCGCCGCCGGCAATAGTGTCTAGTACCGTAGTCCTAATGGCTACGCCAGCGACGCCGCCGGTAGCACCGTACGGCAGACCTGTAGCTACGACCTCAGCCACGTAGGGGCCAACAGCTACTGCCGGGTTGAGGTAGAACCCTGGTAGTACCTGGAATGACGTGATGCTCGGGTTAGCTATGTAGACAGCCTGTACCTGGTCGTAGCCTCCAGATATCCTGCCGACGAACACCCATATCTTGTACTTTGCTCCGGGTAGTGTCGGGAATATGAACCACGTCGAGAAGCTACCCTTGCTGTCTGTTGTGGTGTACGCGACTAGGATACCGTCGGGCAGGAAGCTCGATAGGT
Encoded here:
- a CDS encoding HD domain-containing protein, which codes for MSSRDELDKLLALYNIPRAGWLIRGVPAAFAEDVASHSYLVAVLALRIAHEARGCGGGIDEGKALTMALIHDLPEALTGDIPRPVKERLGDVVGRLEEEALGKLGFEYLKDLYAEMESATSVEAILVKIADDLATYLRAVSYLNNGFEGVRDIVENTRSNVMSLVPRLPGGLRECVQKYVASLLEYKAR
- a CDS encoding peptide-N4-asparagine amidase, with product MRRILIVIALGLLLVAVLQALPVSSSVQPDTRLRSLAVSPLSERVVQQAYAVPIIPPGYSLYAGFDSRPGVNTQGFWSWQDYPGYVPSVQPVEVPILVNAASNNLSDPNYPPVPSTAVVSLPSGSFSKILLRVNVTLQSAVPGRPGVNYDRALWIFVDGIPLLIGTTAQRFNYTLVADVTYLYPVLVGGSHNFTMILNNWVIPSLGLTGYFVVNASLLYYPGTPPPDVPDAVLPLWNTSGIAWVTLNTRQPVAWQVVNIPSNAVQAFLYLYAEGASYDEFWWTNIPTDRFIMVYSDGRLVAVTQAFPYIYTGGVLPFLWRPVPAIDTYAFHPFVVDVTPYLPFLVGTHNLSITVSNNMNYWLVGGSIALKLSSQSVSYTFLGDNPVFSRVENQLSVAGGVVYTVTSSYVNTARLSITVGGSTYTYITDYYVYASGSQAYSDVWWNTTLNQVWGFKSRWGTNFAARTESSSIRMNYYEIVVPQGDISKATVSSPVPAQDVMRVFVSHSYESTYATNLYGYPVTAYMKQSVSAYGGMVANLLYVSPTGAIITSISSVSAKNTKSEYYDLKLGASLLYRFNRLTVGSTTYPPLVYALERDVVGVVNNWW
- a CDS encoding haloacid dehalogenase, which encodes MKASREILRYSTEATRLIHAGDLPRALENIRRAGDVYISLGSVLAEHPDILYSGILQGALVEYVEAYMTYYAITEGRVPSRAEIGVDHVSYLLGLADFIGELKRHALDLLLIGKLEEAERVLRLMKYVYDNLRKVSFPDALLPGFRHKIDTARRLIETTQELLIYSKNARLAAGALSK
- a CDS encoding ORC1-type DNA replication protein; this translates as MGEDVWKIIEEEVERPSIFKSKESLTPEYIPDTLPHREKELKELASYFKHLVSSPGSFSQRVLLIGGVGTGKTATARVFGRDFTRYALTKGYKVKYAHVNCHSNRTLYNVVADMSRQLNAPLPSRGLSAREMFEALLTYLDETDQYAIISLDEFHYFASLAGRDAVYFIVRAYDVFETPVKRLNFIFISQDTAKLSLLDPSLESYLLRHMIKLEPYTSAQLLDILRYRASKAFYEGTYDDTVLKFIADYEGHDKGGGGNARHAIEVLMIAGVMAENEGAKRITLEHARKAIMKISRDIVNVSEAINYSSLHELLILLAAVRLLRRTGNPYVKIGDVEKEYELVCETLGQQPRRHTQVYEYVMNLKKAGVIEAKSSGKGMKGRTTLIGINYGPLDMLEQYLLDLIKRKIAIGAT
- the rpiA gene encoding ribose-5-phosphate isomerase RpiA — translated: MIGVETEVAKRNAAYRAVDIVLERGYKLIGVGTGSTVEKFIEELSKRLGAREGVLFVPSSISTALLLRREGFRVLDASTVDFVEVYVDGADEVSEDGSMIKGGGAAMTLEKILAYSSLFNVFIVDYTKKVKRLGERHPLPVEVVPQALNIVLRKLKSMGLEADVRVSGRGKYGPVVSDLGGVIVDVRVPEKADLNELSETIESIPGVVSTGFFKGFTDLLIVGYSDRVEELRFTRKKGVHLAE
- a CDS encoding right-handed parallel beta-helix repeat-containing protein encodes the protein MTCVLPAALSGPLSVHATLSNTPPSSCDNGVGLAVVNAVGVVISGHNMTNCLYGVYIANSSHVTVRDLFVSDNVVAVVVVNSQDISIVDTVAVRSLTGVEIVNSSVTIYNSTVESNMDGVVVLASPNFTMHGTIVAYNTVGLRAYNTSGGLVYGNAFINNVQQVALENSVLQWNSTYYGNYWSDYKGVDADGDGVGDQPYTIDEYNVDWKPLVRYPPLIGGQVNTSTTTTTTTPPVTETTTTATTTTAPTTTSTTVPTESAHTTTATTTTGTTTTIFSTTTTAPPFSSTPVHTTVTTALPTPPWSSTTSGGERTSTSSLQSTTTSTTTQPRYTAYSTSTTLQSSPWTQQSTPQTTAPATSPENPGATTLQPSQVAAYLALGLALLVVVLIARSVTRVRRR
- a CDS encoding replication factor C large subunit, encoding MSERLPWIIKYRPKNLDEFVDQEEAKKVFISWYEDWKKGEVKKKAALLYGPPGTGKSSFVQAFAATYGLELYEMNASDYRRKGDIDRLLRVTASSGSLSGRGKLIFLDEVDGLNPKSDAGGLEAILQLIENSKHPVVMAANDAYNPNIRPLRDVSLLIEFKRLREGAVVQLLSRICEKERVRCDKDALDVIAKRSEGDLRSAINDLEAIAEAYGRVTKELAMSVSTYRDREYAPFEVLRRVFNAKYIFQAKDAVSSANIDYDTLKVWINEHIPTYYEDPEEVSRAFEALSRADVYMGRIIKSGSWDLLSYAMEMMGPGVAYARKTYSGKFKAFKYPERFRLLSETKKVREVRDSIAEALARRLLTSKATVKSDVIPYLKVIFTSNPKMAAGIAKAYGLSEDMVKFLAGSKASEVMSYLKKHARTRKT